One Leucobacter muris DNA segment encodes these proteins:
- the selA gene encoding L-seryl-tRNA(Sec) selenium transferase, with protein MSDEDHRRRIPRTDRLLAHPAVREARERIGDAAIRRIVEERQRAAREGRVPIEEVEQAVVDALRAERPASLVPVLNATGVIVHTNLGRAPLSEGARQAIGAAAGYVDVEMDLVSGRRSARGAGAREALLQACPEAEDALIVNNGAAALLLAVTAVCARASERDRAIPSEMIVSRGELVEIGAGFRLPDLLVTTGARLREVGTTNRTHLSDYEAAIGAATGCLLKIHPSNFRVQGFTSGVDVAALRRLADAYGLPLVVDLGSGLLRPDALLPDEPDLAGALRAGADVVIASGDKLLGGPQAGLLVGRAETIRRLAKHPLARAVRSDKLTLAAIEATLRGPETPVQAALHADPARLRERTEGLAARLAAAVQGPCEVVPHEGRVGGGGAPGVPLPGWAIELPEAMAPRLRAGAVAVVARVHRGRCLVDLRCIPESDDELLLECLIEALGDAGAAPRSAPRGLGSR; from the coding sequence ATGAGCGACGAGGATCATCGCAGGCGCATTCCCCGCACCGACCGGCTGCTGGCGCACCCCGCGGTGCGCGAGGCGCGGGAGCGGATCGGCGACGCCGCGATCCGCCGCATCGTCGAGGAGCGGCAGCGGGCGGCCCGCGAGGGCCGGGTGCCGATCGAGGAGGTCGAGCAGGCGGTCGTCGACGCGCTGCGCGCCGAGCGGCCCGCGTCACTCGTGCCCGTGCTCAACGCGACCGGCGTGATCGTGCACACGAACCTCGGCCGCGCGCCCCTGTCGGAGGGCGCCAGGCAGGCGATCGGGGCCGCCGCCGGCTACGTCGACGTCGAGATGGATCTCGTGAGCGGCAGGCGCAGCGCCCGGGGCGCGGGCGCGCGCGAGGCGCTGCTGCAGGCCTGTCCCGAGGCCGAGGACGCGTTGATCGTGAACAACGGCGCGGCAGCGCTGCTGCTCGCCGTCACCGCGGTCTGCGCCCGGGCGTCGGAACGGGATCGCGCGATCCCGAGCGAGATGATCGTGAGCCGGGGCGAGCTCGTGGAGATCGGCGCCGGGTTCCGGCTGCCCGACCTGCTGGTCACCACGGGTGCCCGGCTGCGCGAGGTCGGCACCACCAATCGCACGCACCTCTCCGACTACGAAGCCGCGATCGGCGCCGCGACCGGCTGCCTGCTGAAGATCCACCCGAGCAACTTCCGCGTGCAGGGGTTCACCTCCGGAGTCGACGTGGCGGCGCTGCGCCGACTCGCCGACGCATACGGGCTGCCGCTCGTCGTCGACCTCGGCAGCGGCCTGCTGCGACCCGACGCGCTGCTGCCCGACGAGCCCGACCTCGCGGGCGCCCTGCGCGCCGGAGCCGACGTGGTGATCGCGAGCGGCGACAAACTGCTCGGCGGCCCGCAGGCGGGGCTGCTGGTGGGGCGGGCCGAGACGATCCGGCGCCTCGCGAAGCATCCCCTCGCGCGCGCCGTGCGCAGCGACAAGCTCACCCTCGCGGCGATCGAGGCGACCCTGCGCGGCCCCGAGACGCCTGTGCAGGCGGCGCTGCACGCCGACCCCGCCCGTCTGCGCGAGCGCACCGAGGGGCTCGCCGCCCGCCTGGCCGCAGCGGTGCAGGGGCCCTGCGAGGTCGTGCCCCACGAGGGGCGCGTGGGCGGCGGGGGAGCGCCCGGGGTGCCGCTGCCGGGGTGGGCGATCGAGCTGCCCGAGGCGATGGCGCCCCGCCTGCGGGCCGGTGCCGTCGCCGTGGTCGCCCGCGTGCACCGGGGGCGCTGCCTGGTCGATCTGCGCTGCATTCCCGAGTCGGACGACGAACTGCTGCTGGAGTGCCTGATCGAGGCGCTGGGCGACGCGGGCGCCGCCCCGCGCTCCGCGCCGCGGGGGCTCGGGTCCCGCTGA
- the selB gene encoding selenocysteine-specific translation elongation factor yields the protein MYVVATAGHVDHGKSTLVRALTGMEPDRLAEERRRGLTIDLGFAWTRLPSGREVAFVDVPGHERFLANMLAGVGPAPVVCFVVAADKGWQAQSSDHRDAVAALGIEHGLVVITRADRAPDRVAETIEQTRIALAGTPLERAPVVVSALPAGFDESGGAAPSTGLGEVVERLDDVLAAVPEPDAEARVRLWVDRSFTIRGAGTVVTGSLTAGTLHQEDRLQLIGDGGAHPTAVRGLHSRNEAATAVTPHARVAVNLRDVAADAAHRGDALVTPDAWPIVDAVDVRRTTGAGFADAPQQLVAHIGTAAVPVRLRPFGDDHARLALQRPLPLQLGDRLVLRSPGSRFVFAGALVLDADPPALTRRGDGARRAAVLAARPDTGDALAEVERRGAMPVEQLRRLGLTGLEAVPEGLSAVGRAGAWWVHPPTLDRWASLLREAVAEKLRADPLTPGLAEGAAADALLRADPPLPHASLLPLAVRRAGLESRSGVLRPPGTGVDLGAAEAGVAQLERRLREHPFAAPEADDLSRLRLGARELATAERAGRLLRLRDGIVLLPTAPAEAMRRLASLEQPFTTSGARRALDTTRRVAIPLLEHLDARGWTRRIDGVNRIVVR from the coding sequence ATGTACGTCGTCGCCACCGCCGGCCACGTCGATCACGGCAAGTCGACCCTCGTGCGCGCCCTCACCGGGATGGAGCCGGACCGGCTCGCCGAGGAGCGGCGGCGCGGCCTGACGATCGACCTCGGCTTCGCGTGGACGCGGCTGCCCTCCGGCCGCGAGGTCGCCTTCGTCGACGTGCCCGGCCACGAGCGGTTCCTCGCGAACATGCTCGCGGGTGTCGGCCCCGCCCCCGTGGTGTGCTTCGTGGTCGCGGCGGACAAGGGCTGGCAGGCGCAGTCGTCGGATCATCGCGACGCGGTGGCGGCGCTCGGCATCGAGCACGGCCTCGTGGTGATCACGCGCGCGGATCGCGCGCCGGACCGGGTCGCCGAGACGATCGAGCAGACCCGGATCGCGCTGGCGGGCACCCCGCTCGAGCGCGCACCGGTGGTGGTCTCGGCGCTGCCCGCCGGCTTCGACGAGTCGGGTGGCGCGGCGCCGAGCACCGGTCTCGGCGAGGTCGTGGAGCGGCTCGACGACGTGCTCGCGGCCGTGCCCGAGCCCGATGCCGAGGCCCGTGTGCGGCTCTGGGTCGACCGCTCCTTCACCATCAGGGGGGCGGGCACCGTGGTGACGGGCAGCCTGACGGCGGGCACGCTGCACCAGGAGGACCGCCTGCAGCTGATCGGCGACGGGGGAGCGCACCCGACGGCCGTGCGGGGGCTGCACAGCCGGAACGAGGCGGCGACCGCGGTGACGCCCCACGCGCGGGTCGCCGTGAACCTGCGCGACGTCGCCGCCGACGCCGCGCACCGCGGAGACGCCCTCGTCACGCCGGACGCGTGGCCGATCGTCGACGCGGTCGACGTGCGGCGCACCACGGGGGCCGGCTTCGCCGATGCGCCGCAGCAGCTCGTGGCGCACATCGGCACCGCGGCGGTGCCCGTTCGCCTGCGGCCGTTCGGCGACGATCACGCGAGGCTCGCTCTGCAGCGGCCGCTGCCGCTGCAGCTCGGAGACCGACTCGTGCTGCGCAGCCCCGGCAGCCGCTTCGTGTTCGCGGGGGCGCTGGTGCTCGACGCGGATCCGCCCGCGCTCACGCGGCGGGGCGACGGCGCCCGCCGGGCCGCCGTGCTCGCCGCGCGCCCCGACACGGGGGACGCCCTCGCCGAGGTGGAGCGACGCGGCGCGATGCCGGTCGAGCAGCTGCGCCGACTCGGTCTGACGGGGCTCGAGGCGGTGCCGGAGGGGCTCTCGGCGGTCGGTCGCGCGGGCGCCTGGTGGGTGCATCCGCCCACGCTCGACCGCTGGGCGAGCCTGCTGCGCGAGGCGGTGGCCGAGAAGCTGCGCGCGGATCCGCTGACGCCCGGCCTCGCGGAGGGCGCCGCCGCCGACGCGCTGCTGCGCGCCGATCCGCCGCTGCCGCACGCTTCGCTGCTGCCGCTCGCGGTGCGCCGGGCGGGGCTCGAATCGCGGTCGGGGGTGCTCAGACCGCCCGGCACGGGCGTGGACCTCGGTGCGGCGGAGGCCGGGGTGGCGCAGCTCGAGCGACGGCTGCGCGAGCACCCGTTCGCGGCGCCCGAGGCCGACGACCTCTCGCGGCTGCGGCTCGGCGCACGCGAGCTGGCCACGGCGGAGCGCGCCGGTCGGCTGCTGCGGCTGCGCGACGGGATCGTGCTGCTGCCCACCGCCCCCGCCGAGGCGATGCGCCGGCTCGCGTCGCTCGAGCAGCCCTTCACCACGAGCGGGGCGAGGCGCGCGCTCGATACCACGCGTCGGGTCGCGATCCCGCTGCTCGAGCACCTCGATGCGCGAGGGTGGACGCGGCGTATCGACGGGGTGAACCGGATCGTGGTGCGGTAG
- the modA gene encoding molybdate ABC transporter substrate-binding protein: MNPKTLRDATRIGALALAAGLAAALAGCGSGQPSGPASTPDPAPASQIGGDLTVYAAASLEPAFEQIGDWFVDEHPDVSIEFSYDGSSVLATQILSGAPVDVFASADAPNMEKITSEARNDGEPTAFAASELAIAVAPGNPLGIETLADLARAGAGAPVTVICAAEVPCGNASRALLERDGVELAPASEEQNVTAVLTKVREGEADAGLVYLSDILRAGDFQDESRSDSSNRPLTSPRQGEVDGIEIQDASDAAGDYLAVPIEGSDAPEAAAAFSEFLLTDRVQQLLADLGFGPAR; the protein is encoded by the coding sequence ATGAATCCCAAGACGCTCAGAGACGCGACCCGCATCGGCGCGCTCGCACTCGCCGCGGGCCTCGCCGCCGCGCTCGCGGGCTGCGGCTCGGGCCAGCCGTCGGGGCCCGCGAGCACTCCCGACCCGGCGCCCGCATCGCAGATCGGCGGCGACCTCACCGTCTACGCCGCAGCCTCGCTCGAGCCCGCCTTCGAACAGATCGGCGACTGGTTCGTCGACGAGCACCCCGACGTGTCGATCGAGTTCTCGTACGACGGCTCCTCGGTGCTCGCCACGCAGATCCTGAGCGGCGCCCCGGTCGACGTGTTCGCGTCGGCCGACGCGCCGAACATGGAGAAGATCACCTCAGAGGCGCGGAACGACGGCGAGCCCACGGCCTTCGCCGCGAGCGAGCTCGCGATCGCCGTGGCGCCGGGCAACCCGCTGGGCATCGAGACGCTCGCCGACCTGGCCCGAGCGGGCGCCGGCGCCCCGGTCACCGTGATCTGCGCGGCGGAGGTGCCCTGCGGCAATGCGTCGCGCGCGCTGCTCGAGCGCGACGGGGTCGAGCTCGCGCCGGCGAGCGAGGAGCAGAACGTGACGGCGGTGCTCACCAAGGTGCGCGAGGGCGAGGCCGACGCCGGGCTCGTCTACCTCTCCGACATCCTGCGCGCGGGCGATTTTCAGGATGAATCGCGCAGCGATTCATCAAATCGACCGCTGACGTCACCACGTCAGGGCGAAGTCGACGGCATCGAGATCCAGGACGCCTCGGACGCCGCCGGCGACTACCTGGCGGTGCCGATCGAGGGATCCGACGCCCCCGAAGCGGCTGCCGCCTTCTCCGAGTTCCTGCTCACCGACCGCGTGCAGCAGCTCCTCGCAGACCTGGGCTTCGGCCCCGCGCGCTGA
- a CDS encoding TraR/DksA family transcriptional regulator — MTRDEAVRAGLVELRAQTDARAARLEAELDALTRARRSESDDDEHDPEGVTLSSQWSMLAGLLASAREDARAADAAVRRFEAGEYGICPACGRPIPEGQLEARPFRERCVACS, encoded by the coding sequence GTGACGCGAGACGAAGCGGTGCGAGCGGGGCTCGTCGAGCTGCGCGCGCAGACCGATGCCCGCGCGGCCCGGCTCGAGGCCGAGCTCGACGCGCTGACCCGCGCTCGCCGCAGCGAGTCGGATGACGACGAGCACGATCCGGAGGGGGTGACGCTCTCCTCGCAGTGGTCGATGCTCGCCGGCCTGCTCGCCTCGGCGCGCGAGGACGCCCGGGCGGCCGACGCCGCCGTGCGGCGCTTCGAGGCGGGCGAGTACGGGATCTGCCCGGCATGCGGGCGGCCGATCCCCGAGGGGCAGCTCGAGGCGCGGCCGTTCCGCGAGCGCTGCGTGGCGTGCTCCTAG
- the nrfD gene encoding NrfD/PsrC family molybdoenzyme membrane anchor subunit yields MTLSEFDSYRPPEKPRRSGGRRKRRGGRGAGATDGSREMAMVPEVEFATYYDRPIVKPPPWEAPIGIYLFLGGVAGGSSLLAAGAQFSGNAKLRRNSRLAAIAAAGAGAVSLIVDLGRPERFLNMFRTLKVTSPMSVGSWILGAFSAGAGVAAAAEFDRMTKRRLPLGPLRRLLDLAEQPAGVVSAVFAAPLAAYTGVLLSNTANPTWNAAKEDLSFVFVSSASLAAGGLGMVTTPVADAKPARVLAVAGSAAELAASELMERRMDPVAAEPLHRGSAGAMHRWSKRLAAVGGVGAVFAGRSRTVAVVSGVALLAASALTRFAVLEAGLHSTKDPRYVIEPQKRRLEARRRAGIVDDSITTAE; encoded by the coding sequence GTGACCCTCTCGGAGTTCGACAGCTACCGGCCCCCCGAGAAGCCGCGCCGGTCCGGGGGCAGGCGCAAGCGCCGCGGTGGCAGGGGCGCCGGGGCGACCGACGGCTCGCGCGAGATGGCCATGGTGCCCGAGGTCGAGTTCGCCACCTACTACGACCGGCCCATCGTGAAGCCGCCGCCGTGGGAGGCGCCGATCGGCATCTACCTGTTTCTCGGCGGCGTCGCGGGCGGGTCGTCGCTGCTGGCCGCGGGCGCGCAGTTCAGCGGCAACGCGAAGCTGCGCCGCAACAGCCGTCTCGCGGCGATCGCCGCGGCCGGCGCGGGCGCCGTGTCGCTCATCGTCGACCTGGGCAGGCCCGAGCGATTCCTCAACATGTTCCGCACGCTCAAGGTGACCTCGCCGATGAGCGTCGGCTCGTGGATCCTCGGCGCGTTCAGCGCCGGAGCCGGCGTCGCGGCCGCCGCCGAGTTCGACCGCATGACGAAGCGCCGGCTGCCGCTCGGGCCGCTGCGCCGACTGCTCGATCTGGCCGAGCAGCCGGCGGGAGTGGTCTCCGCGGTGTTCGCGGCGCCGCTCGCCGCCTACACCGGCGTGCTGCTCTCGAACACGGCGAACCCCACGTGGAACGCGGCGAAGGAGGATCTCTCGTTCGTCTTCGTGAGTTCGGCGAGCCTCGCCGCCGGTGGCCTCGGCATGGTGACGACGCCCGTGGCCGATGCGAAGCCGGCGAGGGTGCTGGCGGTGGCCGGGTCGGCGGCCGAGCTCGCCGCGTCGGAGCTCATGGAGCGGCGCATGGATCCGGTGGCCGCCGAGCCGCTGCACCGCGGGAGCGCGGGTGCGATGCACCGGTGGAGCAAGCGTCTCGCCGCGGTCGGCGGGGTCGGCGCGGTCTTCGCGGGGCGCAGCCGCACGGTCGCGGTCGTCTCGGGGGTCGCGCTGCTCGCGGCCTCGGCGCTCACCCGCTTCGCGGTGCTCGAGGCCGGCCTCCACTCCACGAAGGATCCCCGATACGTCATCGAACCGCAGAAGCGCCGGCTCGAGGCGCGCCGCCGCGCGGGGATCGTCGACGACTCGATCACCACGGCCGAGTAG
- a CDS encoding 4Fe-4S dicluster domain-containing protein produces MSRLTESEHAAHHEHVHPRKGFFTDTSICIGCKACEVACKEWNRNPADSDWQLSDSSYDNSEGLGADTWRHVAFIEQGQERIEEARESGRRLVSLGMPTVRPATGAGADGSADLSGADTAPPDTPDFRWLMSSDVCKHCTNAGCLDVCPTGALFRTEFGTVVVQEDICNGCGTCVAGCPFGVIERRSDGIAVPKTNRDFVPGEQAPTRNAGVAQKCTLCYDRLTDDQTPACAQACPTTSIKFGSREELAKIARARVRELHKQGLTEARLYGANERDGVGGTGSIFLLLDEPEVYGLPPDPQVATKDLPRMYKRAGLAALGMIGAVALAFLTGGRR; encoded by the coding sequence ATGAGCAGGCTCACGGAGTCCGAGCACGCCGCCCACCACGAGCACGTGCACCCCCGCAAGGGCTTCTTCACGGACACCTCCATCTGCATCGGCTGCAAGGCCTGCGAGGTCGCCTGCAAGGAGTGGAACCGCAACCCCGCCGACTCCGACTGGCAGCTCTCCGACTCGTCGTACGACAACTCCGAGGGGCTCGGCGCCGACACCTGGCGCCACGTCGCGTTCATCGAGCAGGGGCAGGAGCGGATCGAGGAGGCGCGCGAGAGCGGGCGCCGGCTCGTGAGCCTCGGAATGCCCACGGTGCGCCCCGCGACCGGCGCAGGGGCCGACGGCTCCGCAGACCTGTCGGGCGCCGACACCGCCCCGCCCGACACCCCCGACTTCCGGTGGCTCATGTCGTCGGACGTGTGCAAGCACTGCACCAACGCCGGCTGCCTCGACGTCTGCCCCACGGGCGCGCTCTTCCGCACCGAGTTCGGCACGGTCGTGGTGCAGGAGGATATCTGCAACGGCTGCGGCACCTGCGTGGCCGGGTGCCCTTTCGGCGTGATCGAGCGGCGCAGCGACGGGATCGCCGTGCCCAAGACGAACCGCGACTTCGTGCCCGGCGAGCAGGCGCCCACCCGCAACGCGGGCGTTGCTCAGAAGTGCACGCTCTGCTACGACCGCCTCACCGATGATCAGACGCCCGCCTGCGCGCAGGCCTGCCCCACCACGTCGATCAAGTTCGGCAGTCGCGAGGAGCTCGCGAAGATCGCTCGGGCCCGCGTGCGCGAACTGCACAAGCAGGGCCTCACCGAGGCGCGGCTCTACGGCGCGAACGAGCGCGACGGCGTGGGCGGCACGGGGTCGATCTTCCTGCTGCTCGACGAGCCCGAGGTGTACGGGCTGCCCCCGGACCCGCAGGTCGCGACGAAGGATCTGCCCCGCATGTACAAGCGCGCCGGTCTCGCCGCGCTCGGCATGATCGGCGCGGTCGCGCTCGCGTTCCTCACCGGAGGGCGTCGATGA
- a CDS encoding TOBE domain-containing protein, whose protein sequence is MSHYRIREAARLIGVSDDTIRRWVTQGLLEASVDEAGVQVIEGASLAGRAKQLAPVTGDDGPVLRSARNSFTGIVTRVDADGVVAVVEAQCGPHRLVSIMTREAVDELGLEVGSRATAIVKATNVIIETPRKDAA, encoded by the coding sequence ATGTCGCACTATCGGATCCGGGAGGCAGCGCGTCTGATCGGCGTCAGCGATGACACGATCCGCCGCTGGGTGACGCAGGGGCTGCTCGAGGCGAGCGTCGACGAGGCCGGAGTGCAGGTGATCGAGGGCGCCTCGCTCGCAGGGCGGGCGAAGCAGCTCGCACCGGTCACCGGCGACGACGGCCCGGTGCTGCGCAGCGCCCGAAACAGTTTCACCGGCATCGTGACGCGGGTCGACGCCGACGGCGTGGTCGCCGTCGTCGAGGCGCAGTGCGGGCCGCACCGCCTCGTGTCGATCATGACTCGGGAGGCCGTCGACGAGCTCGGCCTCGAGGTCGGTTCGCGCGCCACGGCGATCGTGAAGGCCACCAACGTGATCATCGAGACCCCTCGGAAGGATGCGGCATGA
- the selD gene encoding selenide, water dikinase SelD, whose protein sequence is MATELDPARLTSYAHGGGCACKIPPGELEDAVRGLVGQTAPQVLVGLDDGDDAAAVLVRDDLAVLSTADFFTPVVDDAYDWGRIAAANALSDIYAMGGTPITAINLVGWPREVLPMELLTEVLRGGLDVAAEAGCPVTGGHSIDDPEPKYGMAVTGVVDPARLMRNDAAEPGLPLTLTKPIGVGVLNNRHKRTGEVFEHAIAQMVQLNRDASIAAVAAGARAATDVTGFGLLGHLYKMCRASGVGAVLDSGAVPLIEAARESLDEGFIPGGSRRNLDWVRPHLDIERPLSEEELVLLADAQTSGGLLVVGEVPGYPVIGETVAGAGITIR, encoded by the coding sequence ATGGCTACCGAGCTGGATCCCGCACGACTCACCTCCTACGCGCACGGCGGCGGCTGCGCCTGCAAGATCCCGCCGGGCGAGCTGGAAGACGCCGTGCGGGGGCTCGTCGGCCAGACCGCGCCCCAGGTGCTCGTGGGGCTCGACGACGGCGACGACGCGGCGGCGGTGCTCGTGCGCGACGACCTCGCGGTGCTCTCGACCGCCGACTTCTTCACCCCCGTGGTCGACGACGCCTACGACTGGGGCCGCATCGCCGCCGCCAACGCGCTCTCGGACATCTACGCGATGGGCGGCACCCCCATCACGGCGATCAACCTCGTGGGCTGGCCGCGCGAGGTGCTGCCCATGGAACTGCTCACCGAGGTGCTGCGGGGCGGGCTCGACGTCGCCGCCGAGGCCGGCTGCCCCGTCACCGGCGGCCACTCGATCGACGACCCCGAGCCCAAGTACGGCATGGCGGTCACCGGTGTGGTCGATCCCGCGCGGCTCATGCGCAACGACGCGGCCGAGCCCGGCCTGCCGCTCACCCTCACCAAGCCCATCGGCGTCGGCGTGCTGAACAACCGGCACAAGCGCACCGGCGAGGTGTTCGAGCACGCGATCGCGCAGATGGTGCAGCTCAACCGAGACGCCTCGATCGCCGCCGTCGCCGCGGGTGCTCGCGCCGCCACCGACGTGACCGGCTTCGGCCTGCTGGGGCACCTCTACAAGATGTGCCGCGCCTCGGGCGTCGGCGCCGTGCTCGACTCGGGCGCGGTGCCGCTCATCGAGGCGGCTCGGGAATCGCTCGACGAGGGGTTCATCCCCGGTGGATCGCGCCGCAACCTCGACTGGGTGCGGCCCCACCTCGACATCGAGCGCCCCCTCTCCGAGGAGGAGCTGGTGCTGCTCGCCGACGCACAGACCTCGGGCGGGCTGCTGGTCGTGGGCGAGGTGCCGGGTTACCCGGTGATCGGCGAGACCGTCGCGGGAGCCGGCATCACCATCCGGTGA